In one window of Escherichia coli DSM 30083 = JCM 1649 = ATCC 11775 DNA:
- the uxaA gene encoding altronate dehydratase, translated as MQYIKIHALDNVAVALADLAEGTEVSVDNQTVTLRQDVARGHKFALTDIAKGANVIKYGLPIGYALADIAAGEHVHAHNTRTNLSDLDQYRYQPDFQDLPAQAADREVQIYRRANGDVGVRNELWILPTVGCVNGIARQIQNRFLKETNNAEGTDGVFLFSHTYGCSQLGDDHINTRTMLQNMVRHPNAGAVLVIGLGCENNQVAAFRETLGDIDPERVHFMICQQQDDEIEAGIAHLHQLYSVMRNDKREPGKLSELKFGLECGGSDGLSGITANPMLGRFSDYVIANGGTTVLTEVPEMFGAEQLLMDHCRDEATFEKLVTMVNDFKQYFIAHDQPIYENPSPGNKAGGITTLEDKSLGCTQKAGTSVVVDVLRYGERLKTPGLNLLSAPGNDAVATSALAGAGCHMVLFSTGRGTPYGGFVPTVKIATNSELAAKKKHWIDFDAGQLIHGKAMPQLLEEFIDTIVEFANGKQTCNERNDFRELAIFKSGVTL; from the coding sequence ATGCAATACATCAAGATCCATGCGCTGGATAACGTCGCGGTTGCTTTAGCGGATTTGGCTGAAGGCACAGAAGTCAGTGTCGATAACCAGACTGTTACGCTGCGCCAGGATGTTGCTCGTGGACATAAATTTGCGTTAACGGATATCGCAAAAGGGGCCAACGTCATTAAATATGGCCTGCCGATTGGTTATGCATTGGCGGATATTGCAGCGGGGGAACACGTTCACGCCCACAATACGCGCACGAATCTGAGCGATCTGGATCAGTATCGCTATCAACCTGATTTTCAGGATCTGCCTGCGCAAGCGGCAGATCGTGAAGTGCAGATCTATCGTCGCGCTAACGGCGATGTCGGGGTGCGTAATGAGCTGTGGATCCTGCCAACCGTGGGCTGTGTCAACGGCATCGCGCGGCAGATCCAAAATCGTTTCCTGAAAGAGACCAACAACGCTGAAGGTACCGACGGCGTGTTCCTCTTCAGCCACACCTACGGCTGCTCACAACTGGGCGACGATCACATCAATACTCGCACCATGCTGCAAAACATGGTGCGCCACCCGAACGCGGGCGCAGTGCTGGTGATTGGTCTGGGCTGTGAAAACAACCAGGTTGCCGCATTCCGTGAAACGTTGGGCGATATCGATCCTGAACGCGTTCATTTCATGATCTGCCAACAGCAGGATGATGAAATCGAGGCCGGGATCGCGCATTTGCATCAGCTGTATAGCGTGATGCGCAACGATAAACGCGAGCCGGGCAAACTCAGCGAACTGAAGTTTGGTCTGGAGTGCGGTGGTTCTGACGGTCTTTCTGGTATTACTGCTAACCCGATGCTGGGGCGTTTCTCTGACTACGTGATTGCTAACGGCGGTACTACCGTACTGACCGAAGTGCCGGAGATGTTTGGCGCAGAGCAGTTGCTGATGGACCATTGTCGCGACGAAGCAACGTTTGAAAAACTGGTCACCATGGTCAATGACTTCAAGCAGTACTTTATTGCCCATGACCAGCCGATCTACGAAAACCCATCACCGGGGAACAAAGCAGGCGGTATCACCACGCTGGAAGACAAATCACTTGGCTGTACCCAGAAAGCGGGTACCAGTGTCGTGGTTGACGTGCTGCGTTACGGCGAGCGTCTGAAAACGCCGGGGCTGAACTTGTTAAGTGCGCCGGGTAACGATGCCGTAGCGACCAGCGCCCTGGCGGGTGCGGGCTGCCATATGGTGCTGTTCAGTACTGGTCGTGGTACGCCGTATGGTGGATTTGTGCCGACGGTGAAAATCGCCACCAACAGTGAACTGGCGGCGAAGAAAAAACACTGGATCGACTTTGACGCGGGTCAGCTGATCCACGGTAAAGCGATGCCGCAGTTGCTGGAAGAATTTATCGACACCATCGTTGAGTTTGCCAATGGTAAACAAACCTGCAACGAGCGTAACGACTTCCGCGAACTGGCGATCTTCAAAAGCGGCGTAACGCTATAA
- the ygjV gene encoding YgjV family protein, which yields MTAYWLAQGVGVIAFLIGITTFFNRDERRFKKQLSVYSAVIGVHFFLLGTYPAGASAILNAIRTLITLRTRSLWVMAIFIVLTGGIGLAKFHHPVELLPVIGTIVSTWALFRCKGLTMRCVMWFSTCCWVIHNFWAGSIGGTMIEGSFLLMNGLNIIRFWRMQRRGIDPFKVEKTPSAVDERG from the coding sequence ATGACCGCGTATTGGCTGGCCCAGGGCGTGGGTGTCATCGCCTTTCTGATTGGTATCACAACATTTTTCAATCGTGACGAACGTCGCTTCAAAAAGCAACTTTCGGTCTATAGCGCCGTTATTGGCGTACATTTTTTTCTTCTGGGCACCTATCCTGCCGGTGCCAGTGCCATCCTTAATGCCATTCGTACATTGATTACCTTACGCACGCGCAGCTTATGGGTAATGGCGATTTTTATTGTGCTGACTGGCGGAATTGGCCTCGCGAAGTTCCATCATCCTGTCGAACTATTGCCGGTAATCGGCACGATTGTCAGTACCTGGGCGCTGTTCCGCTGTAAAGGGCTGACCATGCGCTGCGTAATGTGGTTTTCAACGTGTTGCTGGGTGATTCACAACTTCTGGGCGGGGTCGATAGGCGGCACGATGATTGAAGGCAGTTTTCTGCTGATGAATGGCCTGAATATCATTCGTTTCTGGCGTATGCAGAGAAGGGGAATTGATCCGTTTAAAGTGGAGAAAACCCCTTCCGCCGTAGACGAAAGGGGCTAA
- the sstT gene encoding serine/threonine transporter SstT: MTTQHSPGLFRRLAHGSLVKQILAGLILGILLAWISKPAAEAVGLLGTLFVGALKAVAPILVLMLVMASIANHQHGQKTNIRPILFLYLLGTFSAALAAVIFSFAFPSTLHLSSSAGDISPPSGIVEVMRGLVMSMVSNPIDALLKGNYIGILVWAIGLGFALRHGNETTKNLVNDMSNAVTFMVKLVIHFAPIGIFGLVSSTLATTGFSTLWGYAQLLVVLVGCMLLVALVVNPLLVWWKIRRNPFPLVLLCLRESGVYAFFTRSSAANIPVNMALCEKLNLDRDTYSVSIPLGATINMAGAAITITVLTLAAVNTLGIPVDLPTALLLSVVASLCACGASGVAGGSLLLIPLACNMFGISNDIAMQVVAVGFIIGVLQDSCETALNSSTDVLFTAAACQAEDDRLANSALRN; the protein is encoded by the coding sequence ATGACTACGCAACATTCACCGGGGCTATTCCGGCGTCTGGCTCATGGCAGCCTGGTAAAACAAATCCTGGCCGGCCTTATTCTGGGGATTCTTCTGGCATGGATCTCAAAACCCGCGGCGGAAGCTGTTGGTCTGTTAGGTACTTTGTTCGTCGGCGCACTGAAAGCCGTTGCCCCCATCCTGGTGTTGATGCTGGTAATGGCATCTATTGCTAACCACCAGCACGGGCAGAAAACCAATATCCGCCCTATTTTGTTCCTCTATCTGCTGGGCACCTTCTCTGCTGCTCTGGCCGCAGTAATCTTCAGTTTTGCCTTCCCTTCTACCCTGCACTTGTCCAGTAGCGCGGGTGATATTTCGCCGCCGTCAGGCATTGTAGAAGTGATGCGCGGGCTGGTAATGAGCATGGTTTCCAACCCCATTGACGCGCTGCTGAAAGGTAACTATATCGGGATCCTGGTGTGGGCAATTGGCCTCGGTTTCGCACTGCGTCACGGTAACGAAACCACCAAAAACCTGGTCAACGATATGTCGAATGCCGTTACCTTTATGGTGAAACTGGTGATTCACTTCGCACCGATCGGTATTTTTGGTCTGGTTTCTTCTACCCTGGCAACCACCGGTTTCTCCACGCTGTGGGGCTACGCGCAACTGCTGGTGGTACTGGTTGGCTGTATGCTGCTGGTGGCGCTGGTGGTTAACCCACTGCTGGTATGGTGGAAAATTCGTCGTAACCCGTTCCCGCTGGTGCTGCTGTGCCTGCGCGAAAGCGGCGTGTATGCCTTCTTCACCCGCAGCTCTGCGGCGAACATTCCGGTGAATATGGCGCTGTGTGAAAAGCTGAATCTGGATCGCGATACCTATTCCGTTTCTATTCCGCTGGGAGCCACCATCAATATGGCGGGCGCAGCAATCACCATTACCGTGTTGACGCTGGCTGCGGTTAATACGCTGGGTATTCCGGTTGATCTGCCCACAGCGCTGCTGTTGAGCGTAGTGGCTTCTCTGTGTGCCTGTGGCGCATCCGGCGTGGCGGGGGGGTCTCTGTTGCTGATCCCACTGGCCTGTAATATGTTCGGTATTTCGAACGATATCGCCATGCAGGTGGTTGCTGTCGGCTTTATTATCGGCGTATTGCAGGACTCCTGTGAAACCGCGCTGAACTCGTCAACTGACGTGCTGTTCACTGCGGCAGCTTGCCAGGCGGAAGACGATCGTCTGGCAAATAGCGCCCTGCGTAACTAA
- the alx gene encoding TerC family membrane protein Alx: MNTVGTPLLWGGFAVVVTIMLAIDLLLQGRRGAHAMTMKQAAAWSLVWVTLSLLFNAAFWWYLVQTEGRAVADPQALAFLTGYLIEKSLAVDNVFVWLMLFSYFSVPAALQRRVLVYGVLGAIVLRTIMIFTGSWLISQFDWILYIFGAFLLFTGVKMALAHEDESGIGDKPLVRWLRGHLRMTDTIDNEHFFVRKNGLLYATPLMLVLILVELSDVIFAVDSIPAIFAVTTDPFIVLTSNLFAILGLRAMYFLLAGVAERFSMLKYGLAVILVFIGIKMLIVDFYHIPIAVSLGVVFGILVMTFIINAWVNYRHDKQRVE, from the coding sequence ATGAATACTGTCGGCACGCCGTTGCTATGGGGCGGATTCGCTGTTGTTGTCACCATTATGCTGGCTATCGACCTGTTGTTGCAGGGGCGTCGTGGGGCACATGCCATGACCATGAAACAGGCTGCGGCCTGGTCGCTGGTCTGGGTGACGCTGTCGTTACTGTTTAACGCCGCTTTCTGGTGGTATCTGGTGCAAACCGAAGGTCGCGCCGTTGCCGATCCACAGGCACTGGCCTTTCTCACGGGTTATCTGATTGAGAAATCGCTGGCGGTCGATAACGTCTTTGTCTGGCTGATGTTGTTCAGCTATTTCTCTGTTCCGGCGGCATTACAACGCCGCGTGCTGGTGTATGGCGTACTCGGGGCGATTGTTCTGCGTACCATCATGATCTTCACTGGTAGCTGGCTGATTTCACAGTTCGACTGGATCTTGTATATCTTCGGTGCCTTCCTGCTGTTTACCGGCGTGAAGATGGCGCTCGCCCATGAAGATGAATCAGGCATTGGCGACAAGCCGCTGGTGCGCTGGCTACGCGGTCATTTGCGCATGACCGACACCATCGACAACGAGCATTTCTTTGTGCGTAAGAATGGTTTGTTGTATGCCACGCCGCTGATGCTGGTGCTGATTCTGGTGGAGTTGAGCGACGTGATTTTCGCCGTGGATAGTATTCCGGCTATCTTCGCCGTGACCACCGATCCGTTTATTGTGCTGACCTCAAACCTGTTTGCGATCCTCGGCCTGCGTGCGATGTATTTCCTGCTGGCAGGTGTGGCAGAGCGTTTCTCGATGCTCAAATATGGTCTGGCGGTGATTCTGGTGTTTATCGGTATCAAGATGCTGATTGTCGACTTCTACCATATTCCGATCGCTGTCTCGCTGGGCGTGGTGTTTGGCATTCTGGTGATGACGTTTATTATCAACGCCTGGGTGAATTATCGGCATGATAAGCAGCGGGTAGAATAA
- the ygjR gene encoding Gfo/Idh/MocA family protein: MIRFAVIGTNWITRQFVEAAHESGKYKLTAVYSRSLEQAQHFANDFSVEHLFTSLEAMAESDAIDAVYIASPNSLHFSQTQLFLSHKIHVICEKPLASNLAEVDAAIACARENQVVLFEAFKTAYLPNFHLLRQALPKVGKLRKVFFNYCQYSSRYQRYLDGENPNTFNPTFSNGSIMDIGFYCLASAVALFGEPKSVQATASLLASGVDAHGVVVMDYGDFSVTLQHSKVSDSVLASEIQGEAGSLVIEKLSECQKVCFVPRGSQMQDLTQPQHINTMLYEAELFATLVDEHLVNHPGLAVSRITAKLLTEIRRQTGVIFPADNVKL; encoded by the coding sequence ATGATACGTTTCGCTGTGATTGGTACGAACTGGATCACTCGCCAGTTCGTCGAGGCCGCCCATGAGAGCGGTAAATACAAGTTAACCGCCGTTTATTCCCGCAGTCTTGAACAGGCCCAGCACTTCGCCAATGATTTTTCTGTCGAGCATCTGTTTACGTCGCTGGAAGCGATGGCAGAAAGCGATGCCATTGACGCGGTGTATATTGCCAGCCCGAATTCCCTGCACTTTTCCCAGACACAACTTTTCCTTAGTCACAAAATTCATGTGATTTGCGAGAAACCGCTGGCGTCAAATCTGGCGGAAGTGGATGCCGCCATTGCCTGTGCGCGGGAAAATCAGGTGGTGCTGTTTGAGGCATTTAAAACGGCCTACCTGCCGAACTTTCATTTGCTGCGCCAGGCGCTGCCGAAAGTCGGCAAACTGCGTAAAGTCTTTTTCAACTATTGCCAGTATTCCTCGCGGTATCAGCGTTACCTGGACGGAGAGAATCCCAACACCTTTAATCCGACATTCTCTAACGGTTCAATTATGGATATCGGCTTTTACTGCCTGGCGTCGGCGGTGGCATTATTCGGTGAACCGAAAAGCGTGCAGGCAACCGCCAGTTTGCTGGCAAGCGGTGTGGATGCCCACGGCGTGGTGGTGATGGATTACGGTGATTTCAGCGTTACGTTGCAGCACTCAAAAGTGAGCGATTCTGTCCTGGCAAGCGAGATTCAGGGCGAAGCGGGATCGCTGGTGATTGAAAAACTGTCTGAATGCCAGAAAGTTTGCTTTGTACCGCGTGGCAGCCAGATGCAGGATCTCACCCAGCCACAGCATATTAATACCATGCTCTACGAAGCAGAGCTGTTCGCTACCCTGGTGGATGAGCATCTGGTGAATCATCCAGGGCTGGCGGTCAGTCGTATCACCGCCAAACTGCTGACTGAGATCCGCCGCCAGACTGGGGTGATTTTTCCGGCAGATAACGTAAAACTATAA
- the ygjQ gene encoding vancomycin high temperature exclusion protein, with protein sequence MLRAFARLLLRICFSRRTLKLGCLLLLIAGATIFIADRVMVNASKQLTWSDVNAVPARNVGLLLGARPGNRYFTRRIDTAAALYHAGKVKWLLVSGDNGRKNYDEASGMQQALIAKGVPAKVIFCDYAGFSTLDSVVRANKVFSENHITIISQEFHNQRAIWLAKQYGIDAIGFNAPDLNMKHGLYTQLREKLARVSAVIDAKILHRQPKYLGPLVMIGPFSEHGCPAKE encoded by the coding sequence ATGCTGCGCGCCTTTGCCCGCCTTCTTCTCCGTATTTGTTTTTCTCGCCGGACTCTAAAGCTTGGCTGTTTATTGTTGCTTATAGCAGGAGCGACCATTTTTATTGCCGATCGCGTTATGGTCAACGCCAGCAAGCAGCTGACCTGGAGCGATGTCAACGCCGTTCCGGCGCGGAACGTGGGTTTATTGCTGGGGGCGAGGCCGGGTAATCGCTACTTTACCCGACGTATTGATACCGCAGCAGCGTTGTACCACGCCGGAAAAGTGAAATGGCTATTGGTGAGCGGCGATAATGGACGTAAAAATTACGATGAAGCGTCAGGAATGCAGCAAGCCTTGATCGCTAAAGGCGTACCGGCAAAAGTGATCTTCTGCGACTATGCCGGATTCTCAACGCTTGATTCGGTGGTGCGTGCCAACAAGGTGTTTAGTGAAAATCATATCACCATTATCTCGCAAGAATTTCATAACCAACGCGCCATCTGGCTGGCAAAACAGTATGGTATCGATGCTATCGGTTTTAACGCGCCAGACCTCAATATGAAGCACGGTTTATATACTCAACTGCGGGAAAAACTTGCCAGAGTCAGCGCGGTGATTGATGCGAAAATCCTCCATCGCCAGCCGAAATATCTCGGGCCGTTGGTTATGATTGGGCCGTTTAGTGAGCATGGCTGTCCGGCGAAAGAATAA
- the ygjP gene encoding M48 family metallopeptidase — translation MSNLTYLQGYPEQLLSQVRTLINEQRLGDVLAKRYPGTHDYATDKALWQYTQDLKNQFLRNAPPINKVMYDNKIHVLKNALGLHTAVSRVQGGKLKAKAEIRVATVFRNAPEPFLRMIVVHELAHLKEKEHNKAFYQLCCHMEPQYHQLEFDTRLWLTQLSLGQDKI, via the coding sequence ATGAGCAATCTTACTTATCTTCAGGGTTATCCCGAGCAGCTACTTTCCCAGGTGCGAACGCTGATTAACGAACAGCGTCTGGGCGATGTGCTGGCAAAACGTTATCCGGGAACACACGACTACGCCACCGATAAAGCCCTCTGGCAATATACCCAGGATCTTAAAAATCAGTTTCTGCGCAATGCCCCGCCGATCAATAAAGTGATGTATGACAATAAGATCCACGTGCTGAAAAACGCGCTCGGATTACATACTGCCGTTTCGCGTGTGCAGGGCGGCAAGCTGAAAGCAAAAGCAGAGATCCGCGTCGCTACCGTGTTTCGCAACGCGCCGGAACCGTTTTTGCGCATGATCGTGGTGCACGAGCTGGCGCACCTGAAGGAGAAAGAGCATAACAAAGCGTTTTACCAGTTGTGCTGCCATATGGAGCCGCAGTACCACCAGCTTGAGTTCGACACCCGGCTGTGGCTAACGCAGTTGTCGCTTGGGCAGGACAAAATCTGA
- the rlmG gene encoding 23S rRNA (guanine(1835)-N(2))-methyltransferase RlmG gives MSHLDNGFRSLTLQRFPATDDVNPLQAWEAADEYLLQQLDDTEIRGPVLILNDAFGALSCALAEHKPYSIGDSYISELATRENLRLNGIDESSVKFLDSTADYPQQPGVVLIKVPKTLALLEQQLRALRKVVTPDTRIIAGAKARDIHTSTLELFEKVLGPTTTTLAWKKARLINCTFNEPPLADAPQTVSWKLEGTDWTIHNHANVFSRTGLDIGARFFMQHLPENLEGEIVDLGCGNGVIGLTLLDKNPQAKVVFVDESPMAVASSRLNVETNMPEALDRCEFMINNALSGVEPFRFNAVLCNPPFHQQHALTDNVAWEMFHHARRCLKINGELYIVANRHLDYFHKLKKIFGNCTTIATNNKFVVLKAVKLGRRR, from the coding sequence ATGAGCCACTTAGACAACGGTTTCCGTTCACTGACACTACAACGTTTTCCGGCGACGGATGACGTTAACCCGCTACAGGCGTGGGAAGCGGCGGATGAATATTTGCTGCAACAGTTGGACGACACAGAAATCCGCGGCCCGGTGTTGATCCTGAATGATGCCTTTGGTGCGTTAAGTTGTGCGCTGGCGGAACATAAGCCGTACAGCATTGGCGACTCATACATCAGTGAACTGGCCACGCGCGAGAATTTACGCCTCAACGGGATTGATGAATCGAGCGTGAAGTTTCTCGACAGCACCGCCGACTACCCGCAACAGCCGGGCGTGGTACTGATCAAAGTACCGAAAACACTGGCATTGCTGGAACAACAACTGCGTGCGCTGCGCAAAGTGGTCACGCCGGATACACGTATTATTGCCGGTGCCAAAGCCCGTGACATCCACACTTCCACGCTGGAACTGTTCGAAAAAGTGCTCGGCCCGACTACCACCACGCTGGCATGGAAGAAGGCACGCTTAATTAACTGTACTTTCAACGAGCCGCCGCTGGCCGATGCGCCGCAGACCGTTAGCTGGAAACTGGAAGGTACTGACTGGACTATCCACAACCATGCGAATGTCTTCTCCCGCACCGGGCTGGATATTGGCGCGCGCTTCTTTATGCAACATCTGCCAGAGAATCTCGAGGGTGAGATTGTCGATCTCGGCTGCGGTAATGGCGTTATTGGTCTGACGCTGCTTGATAAAAACCCGCAGGCGAAAGTGGTGTTTGTCGATGAATCGCCGATGGCGGTTGCTTCCAGCCGTTTGAACGTTGAAACCAACATGCCCGAGGCGTTGGATCGCTGCGAGTTTATGATCAACAACGCGCTCTCCGGCGTGGAGCCTTTCCGTTTTAATGCTGTGCTCTGCAACCCGCCGTTTCATCAGCAACATGCGCTGACCGATAACGTCGCCTGGGAGATGTTCCACCATGCCCGCCGCTGCCTGAAAATCAACGGCGAGCTGTATATCGTTGCCAACCGTCACCTGGATTACTTCCATAAACTGAAGAAGATTTTCGGCAACTGCACCACCATCGCCACGAATAATAAATTTGTGGTGCTGAAAGCAGTGAAGCTGGGGCGTCGTCGGTAA